The following nucleotide sequence is from Alkalihalobacillus sp. LMS39.
TCATTGTTAACTCTTGCTTAATTACTACTAAATCCATATTGTCACCTCAACGTTTATTTCCACACAGTATTTAGCGGATAAACAGGCAGACGGTATCCCCATCTGCCTTTGTTCATTTATCCTTATTGTCCACAACATTGCTTATATTTCTTCCCGCTTCCACAAGGACAAGGGTCGTTACGTCCCGCTGTTGCTTGAACGCGAATTGGTTGACGTTTCTTTTTCGGTTGACCTGCAGATGGACTTTGATGAACTGCTTTGCCTTCTGCTACCTCTTTACGCTCTAGGTTTTGCTCGACTTGAGCTTTCATAATGTACATCGACACTTCATCTTCAATTGATTCAATCATCGATTCAAACATTTCAAAGCCTTCAAACTTATATTCACGTAACGGGTCATTTTGTCCATACGCACGTAAATGAATTCCTTGACGCAATTGGTCCATTTGGTCAATATGATTCATCCACTTACGGTCAACGGTACGAAGCATAATAACTTTTTCAAACTCACGCATATGCTCAGGCGTAAATTGCTCTTCTTTGTTATTATAGTGCTCTTGTACTTTTTCAAAAATAACGTCAATCATTTCTTCTGGGTCAAGACCTTTTAATTCTTTCTCCGTTAACTCATCTTCATTTAACAATGTTGATTTTAAATGAGTCACTAATCCTGCAATATCCCAATCCTCAGGCACTTCTGCTTGTGGTGTATGCAAATGAACATGACGAGTGATAGACGATTTAATCATTGCTTCAACAATCGTGCGTAAGTTTTCAGATGCAAGTACTTCCTCACGTTGTTTATAAATGATTTCACGTTGCTCTCTCATGACATCATCATATTGAAGGATTTGCTTACGTGCATCAAAGTTGTTTCCTTCCACACGTTTTTGCGCAGTTTCAACCGCACGCGACACTAGCTTACTTTCAATGGGTTGGTCTTCTTCCATGCCAAGTCGTTCCATCATCGCTCTCATATTATCCGAACCGAAACGACGCATTAATTCATCTTCCATCGATAAATAAAATTGCGATGAACCTGGGTCCCCTTGACGACCAGAACGACCACGTAACTGATTATCAATACGACGACTTTCATGACGCTCTGTACCTAGGACATGTAACCCACCAAGCTCAATGACACCTTCACCTAGTTTAATATCGGTACCACGACCAGCCATATTTGTTGCAATCGTTACAGAACCACGATAACCGGCTTTTTCAATAATTTCGGCTTCACGCTCATGGTTTTTCGCATTTAAGACATGGTGAGGTACTTTGCGTTTTTTCAACAACTCAGAAACAAGTTCAGACGTTTCTACACTCACTGTACCGACTAAAACTGGTTGACCTTTTTTATACAACTCTTCAATTTCATTGACAACCGCATTAAACTTCGCCTTCATCGTTTTAAAAATTAAATCGGGACGGTCATCACGAGCAATCGGTTTATTTGTCGGAACCGACATAACATCCATTCCATAAATGTTGCGGAATTCTTCTTCCTCTGTTTTCGCTGTCCCTGTCATCCCCGCAATTTTTTGGTACATACGGAAATAGTTTTGGAACGTAATCGAAGCAAGTGTCATGCTTTCACGTTGAATTTGCATTCCTTCCTTCGCTTCAATTGCTTGGTGGAGGCCATCACTATAGCGACGACCTTTCATTAAACGCCCTGTAAACTGGTCGACGATAACAATTTCACCGTCTTCCACAACATAATCCGCATCACGATGCATGGCTACATGAGCTTTTAGGGCTTGAGAAATATGGTGATTTAATGACACATATTTTTGGTCATATAAATTATCAATATTAAAACCACGTTCCGCTTTATTAACCCCTTCTTCGGTTAATTGAACGTTCTTTGTTTTCTCATCGTACGTGTAATCTTCTTCTTTTTTCAACATACGAACAAACGCATTTGCCTGTTGGTATAATTGTGTCGAACGTTCTACAGAACCAGAGATAATTAATGGTGTTCTCGCTTCATCAATTAAAATCGAGTCAACCTCATCAATAACAGCGAAATGCAATGAACGTTGTACCATTTGATGCTTGT
It contains:
- the secA gene encoding preprotein translocase subunit SecA, whose protein sequence is MIGLLKKVIGDPSQKQLKKYQKIVEQVESYADDMKKLSDDGLRQKTAEFKERIANGEKLDKILPEAFAVVREGSTRVLKMTPYPVQILGAIVLHHGNIAEMKTGEGKTLVATMPVYLNALTGKGVHVVTVNEYLARRDCEIMGELYKFLGLTVGLNLNELSKEEKKEAYSADITYGTNNEFGFDYLRDNMVLYKHQMVQRSLHFAVIDEVDSILIDEARTPLIISGSVERSTQLYQQANAFVRMLKKEEDYTYDEKTKNVQLTEEGVNKAERGFNIDNLYDQKYVSLNHHISQALKAHVAMHRDADYVVEDGEIVIVDQFTGRLMKGRRYSDGLHQAIEAKEGMQIQRESMTLASITFQNYFRMYQKIAGMTGTAKTEEEEFRNIYGMDVMSVPTNKPIARDDRPDLIFKTMKAKFNAVVNEIEELYKKGQPVLVGTVSVETSELVSELLKKRKVPHHVLNAKNHEREAEIIEKAGYRGSVTIATNMAGRGTDIKLGEGVIELGGLHVLGTERHESRRIDNQLRGRSGRQGDPGSSQFYLSMEDELMRRFGSDNMRAMMERLGMEEDQPIESKLVSRAVETAQKRVEGNNFDARKQILQYDDVMREQREIIYKQREEVLASENLRTIVEAMIKSSITRHVHLHTPQAEVPEDWDIAGLVTHLKSTLLNEDELTEKELKGLDPEEMIDVIFEKVQEHYNNKEEQFTPEHMREFEKVIMLRTVDRKWMNHIDQMDQLRQGIHLRAYGQNDPLREYKFEGFEMFESMIESIEDEVSMYIMKAQVEQNLERKEVAEGKAVHQSPSAGQPKKKRQPIRVQATAGRNDPCPCGSGKKYKQCCGQ